The Pseudalkalibacillus hwajinpoensis DNA window ATCTCAGCCTTCTCCACTTTTATTCCTTGCACCATATGCTGGTGTAACAATGGGTGAAGAATTCATGTATAATGGCAAGCACGTTCTTGTTGTATACGATGACTTAACAAAGCAGGCTTCTGCATACCGTGAACTTTCCCTACTACTTCGTCGTCCTCCAGGTCGTGAAGCATATCCAGGGGATGTATTCTATCTTCACTCTCGCTTACTTGAGCGTGCAGCGAAGCTTAGTGATGCAAAAGGAGCAGGTTCACTAACTGCCCTTCCGTTTATCGAAACTCAAGCTGGTGACGTATCAGCTTATATCCCAACTAACGTTATCTCCATCACTGATGGACAGATCTTCCTTCAATCTGATCTCTTCTTCTCGGGTGTACGTCCGGCGGTTAACGCAGGTCTTTCGGTATCCCGTGTAGGTGGTTCTGCTCAGATTAAAGCGATGAAGAAGGTTGCGGGTACACTACGTCTTGACCTTGCATCATACCGTGAGCTAGAAGCATTTGCTCAGTTCGGATCTGACCTTGATAAAGCAACTCAAGCAAAGCTGAACCGTGGTGCTCGTACGGTTGAGGTACTTAAGCAGGGACTTAACAAGCCGCTTGCTGTTGAGAAGCAGGTTGCCATTCTTTACGCACTAACTCGTGGATTCCTTGATGATATCCCAGTTGGCGATATTCAGCGTTTTGAATCTGAAATGATGACATGGATCGAACATAATAAGAAAGAAATCTTCAATACAATTCGTGAAACAAAAGCTCTTCCTGACGAAAAAGAATTCAACGGTGCAATCGAAGAATTCAAGAAGAGCTTCGCAGTATCTGAATAAGAGGGATGCGGCGGAAACGCCGCGGCCAGCTTAAAAGGTGGTGAAATGAGTGGCATCTTTACGCGATATTAAGTCGAGAATTACGTCGACTAAGAAAACAAAGCAGATTACAAAAGCGATGCAGATGGTATCAGCTGCGAAATTGAACCGTGCTGAAATGAATGCAAAGTCATTCGTTCCATACATGGATAAAATTCAAGAGGTTGTAGGAAGCATTGCTAATGGATCAAGCGGCGTACGTCATCCGATGCTAGAAAGCCGTGAAGTAAAGAAAACGGGTTACGTGGTTATCACGTCTGACCGTGGACTTGCAGGGGCTTACAATAGCTCGGTACTACGTCATGTATATCGAACAATTAACGAACGTCATAACTCAACTGATGAGTACGCAATCATCGTTGCTGGTAAAGTTGGACTCTCCTTCTTTAAAAAGCGCGGAATGCCTGTAGTTGAAAGCATCGTTGGTCTTTCTGACCAGCCTGCATTTGCAGACATTAAAGATATTGCCTCTAGAACAGTTGGCATGTTTGAAGATGGAGCTTTTGATGAGCTTTATCTTTATTACAACCACTATGTAAGTGCCATTCAGCAGGATCTAACGGAGAAGAAGCTTCTTCCGTTAACTGATATTGAGACAGGTGGAGGCAAATCACTCAGCAGCTATGAGTATGAGCCATCAGAAGAAGAAATTCTTGAAGTCCTGCTTCCTCAATATGCTGAGAGCTTAATCTACGGAGCGCTTCTCGATGCGAAAGCAGCAGAGCACGCATCCCGTATGACAGCGATGAGAAGTGCGACTGACAATGCAGATGACCTTATCGGCAATCTTACACTTTCTTACAACCGTGCCCGTCAGGCAGCAATCACTCAGGAACTTACTGAGATAGTATCTGGTGCAACGGCATTAGAATAGCGGAAGTGGCCGCTTAGGCCCGACAAGCGCTGGAGGCTTTTCGAATGAATATGTTCTTTGTATTCAATCGGAAAGGTGAAGCGATCGAGGGGTCAGGAGCCGTAGCTAGACAAACGAATAGCGGAACGAGCCCGGTTAAATCCGCAGGATGTTGGAGGCCATGAGAATGAGACGTTTTTTGTCACAATCGAATGGGTGAAACAGCCGAAGGATTTGGCTCGTGTAACTAGACAATACTAGTACAAAACATAAATGCTA harbors:
- a CDS encoding F0F1 ATP synthase subunit gamma; the protein is MASLRDIKSRITSTKKTKQITKAMQMVSAAKLNRAEMNAKSFVPYMDKIQEVVGSIANGSSGVRHPMLESREVKKTGYVVITSDRGLAGAYNSSVLRHVYRTINERHNSTDEYAIIVAGKVGLSFFKKRGMPVVESIVGLSDQPAFADIKDIASRTVGMFEDGAFDELYLYYNHYVSAIQQDLTEKKLLPLTDIETGGGKSLSSYEYEPSEEEILEVLLPQYAESLIYGALLDAKAAEHASRMTAMRSATDNADDLIGNLTLSYNRARQAAITQELTEIVSGATALE
- the atpA gene encoding F0F1 ATP synthase subunit alpha, with amino-acid sequence MSINAEEISALIKQQIANYQTDIKVDDVGTVIQIGDGIARAHGLDNVMAGELVEFSNGVMGMAQNLEESNVGIIILGPYTEIREGDEVRRTGRIMEVPVGEELLGRVVNPLGQPVDGQGPLGTTKTRPIESPAPGVMDRKSVHEPLQTGIKAIDSLIPIGRGQRELIIGDRQTGKTSIAIDTILNQKDEDMICIYVAIGQKESTVRGVVETLRKQGALDYTIVVTAGASQPSPLLFLAPYAGVTMGEEFMYNGKHVLVVYDDLTKQASAYRELSLLLRRPPGREAYPGDVFYLHSRLLERAAKLSDAKGAGSLTALPFIETQAGDVSAYIPTNVISITDGQIFLQSDLFFSGVRPAVNAGLSVSRVGGSAQIKAMKKVAGTLRLDLASYRELEAFAQFGSDLDKATQAKLNRGARTVEVLKQGLNKPLAVEKQVAILYALTRGFLDDIPVGDIQRFESEMMTWIEHNKKEIFNTIRETKALPDEKEFNGAIEEFKKSFAVSE